In Oryza sativa Japonica Group chromosome 1, ASM3414082v1, the genomic stretch CTTCTCCCGACGGCCACTGCACGCCGCCCCGTCTGCCGTTGTGCCTGGAAGGGAGatagaggagaaaagagaggataGGGGAGAGAGACGAAGAGAGgatagaggaggaagaagaatggccgggagagggaggagagagaagaggagggagtGAGAATGACACGTAGGACCCACGTCGGCCAcactatttttaattattatttttattgtcgTGGGATAAAGACTGAGTCAAACTagtcacgtaggcgccacgtcagctaaaaacATCGTCCAAACCGCCATAAGACCTACATTACACCGGCtttgacagttgagggacctgttgtatctgattttccggttgaaggatgaaaatcagaTTCGTTGATAAAGTTAAGGAACCTCAAGTGAACTTAGTCCTGCACAATATAAACTGATTCCGGACAAGCGCAAAGAACCAAATAAGCCCACAAATCGTAACTAACACTGGGCCATCAGACCCATAACAGTTTTGTATAGAAACCGATCGCAGAGACTCACCCGATCCAATTGGGCCCATTGGAATTTGGATAGAAGCCATCGGTATAGGTGGCAAAAGTCTAATTAGAGTCCCTTAATTGACTGAGTAAAACCAGATAAAAtaagaggaataagttcactttgggtccctctatttacGAAATCGTTTaaatgaggtccctcggcggtatTTAGTCCAGTTTTGACTGAGGTGGCGCTCCTTTTGACTAGGTCTTTGTCCAAAGTGTTGTTGACGTAGCGTTTATGTGACAATTAGattcgaaaaaataataaaacacgtgggacccacctgtcagtttcacacacaaataacaaaaaaaaattgtggaccCACACGTCATGCTCACtacctcttctctctatccccctctctctctctctccctcttttctctctccagCCGGCGAAGCAGGGAGGGCGGCTCTTGCCGACGCCGGAGTCCCTGATGAGCAGGATCTTGAAGCTGCACTCgtgcccaccaccgccgctgctccccgccCCCGGTGGCGCGGCCCACAACGCCGGCCGTTGGTCGAAAATTCCCCATTCCAAAACCCCAATCGCGTCGAATTGAGTGAAGCCATGAACAGTGTGGGTGCAGCGTCCAGGCTAGGTGGCGAGCCTCTGCAGACTgcaggccggcgcggcggtgctTGCCCGCTCCTAGTGCCGCGGTGCCACCTGGCCTGCACGGCTGTGCGCCTGCGTGCAGCAGCCCAGCTCTAAGCCGAGCAGGCAGCAACACCAACAAGTCAGCAAGGGCAAGGCAGCAAAGCAACTAGCCCGATTCAGCACAAATGGATAGAAAGGGGAAAGGAAAGGCTTTGGCATCATAAAAATGTAACATTTGTTGAGTATTTGACAAATGACAAGTGAAaacattgcaatttgcaaaagtATAATGAACAATTTGTCATTGATTCACATGTCTGTAATTTTCTGTAATTTTGTTTGTAGATTTGAAGAGCTATTTCACTAGGTAGTCCAGTAGTTGCCGAGCAGTATGCTTTCATTCCACAGCGCGGCGGGGGGAGAAGTCGCACGACCTCGACGGCACCGTCGTCGGCGGGCCCAACGGCAACGACGTGTTCACCGACCACCGGGGCGCGTACCTACAGACGGAGGCCTGCACGTACAACACGGCGGCCATGGTTGGCGTCTTCTCTAAGCTCATGGAGGTCGAAGTCGAGCGCGACGCCTCTGTCCGCTCCGCttacgtcgccggcgacgcacAGGCCGACCTCAAGACCCTGGTCGATGGCCTCGTCGCCAACGGCAACACCAACATCAAGGTGGACGCCGGCACGCACCCGCAGACGGCCACAGGCCACGGGCGGCTCCTCTGCTCCCAACGGTCGGCGCCCCGCGGccctccggccaccgccgcgctgcGACTTCTCCCCCGTCGGCCGGCCGCTCCGCCCACAACGCGCCGCTTCACCCCTCGTCTCCGCCCCTCTCTGCCTCTGCCCCTCTGctctgccgccgctccgccctgCCGTCgcccactccggccgccgcccacTCCGCTCCGTCGgttggagagagagatggatagagaggatagagagaggggAGATAGAGAGAAGATGGTGGTGAGGATGACGTGTGGGCCCACATGGGCCCacccatttttttattatttgcgtgtgaaactgatatgtgggtcccacgtgttttattattttttccgatctaattgccacataagcgtcacgtCAACGACATGTTGGACGAAGACCTGGTCAAAAGGACCTTATTTAAATGGTTTCGTTAAGTTGGGGACCCATCGTACCTAGTTTTGCGAACAGGGGATGAAAATCGGACTAGGCGACAAATAAATGgatccaaagtgaacttattccaaaataAGAAGACTCCCTCAACTGCTGATATGATATCGGTTTGTTTTTCCTCcctgtaacttttttttctggTGATTTCATCTGACATGGCACCACGTAGCTTGACACGTGGCAGTGGATCCCATAGGTTCATCATTTTTCCTactcttttctctttctttctgcCAACCTTTTCTTACTCTGTACGCATATATTACAATTTTACAAGGGGGCTCAGCTTAATTATATACAGTGTCCACCTTcattttcctacttggactctttaTTTGTCTGAAATAAAACTCCAGCAACTACATTTCATTTACAAGTCTAGGAGCTCAAGCTAATATCGCTGTGCGTTGTCCCATCCTCCATCCGTATCCATGACTGAATTGAGAAGGGCTGTTCAGATATCTCAATAACCCTTGCTCCTCTTGGCCAGTTACCGTAGCCACCATAGCCTGTGTGTCGGGCAAAACATAGCCAGAGTTTCTCGTGTGGGCAGCACCAATCCAGGCCGTGGTTGTGACCAACGAAAATTGCCTGTAAAATGACAACCAATGATATATGTTCTCTAACAAATAAAAAGTAAGTGTCTTCTGAATTTTGACCTGTGTATCTAAGTTATCTGAAGGGATTCAGGGGATAAGAAATTCTGTATACATGTCAAGAAATGTTCAGATGAAACAAACCTTCACTGAAGCCCTCTTGACAAGGGCATCCATCATACCCCATTCAGCTTCTTGTGGTGCTACTTCTTCCCTGTTGATAGAGCCAACACAGGGTTTTCTTATTTCGGACTTAGCTTTCGGCGCAACCTTGGCATATGCCGTACTTGGAATATGCCAAAAGATTATCTCTGGAATCCTGTAGAATAATTACACAACATTAATTTTGAGTTGCAGAAGCTTGAATTTTGAGTATGTGCAAAATTGATACAAGTTTCTGACCTTCCATTTGGATTAAGGAACTGAGATTGACTATGAAACCACTGAACCTGAGCACTGGATATCACTTCTGGATAGGATCCACCACCGGAGTCAAGGAAATACATGAGCAGAGCTGGATCATCTCGCTTCTGTGATAGCACCTGCAAGACGTAGTTGGAAACAGCAGGCCAGAGGTCCTTGGGGCCATTTGATGAATATGACAATCCATTACGGATAACCTCACTTGTCATCAGTTCAAGTCGCGGTGTTCCTCGGAAGCTGCAGTCTGCACATCAAGTTAAAAACATGGTTTTCTTGAAAAGTTCAAATGAATGATTACTTTTGTTTGAAAGCATACAGTGGTTgccttctttcttttccttttcttttttctgcgCTGAAGTTCAGTGACTGAACTGAAACAAATTCAGAA encodes the following:
- the LOC4326052 gene encoding probable inactive purple acid phosphatase 16 translates to MRCWRRLAAAGALLAALCAALALAVAEHRRPDTTASSSSRRPLRFASGGGFKVALFADLHYGENAWTDWGPRQDAGSDRVMAAVLDAEKPDFVVYLGDLVTANNLGIPNASLYWDRAISPTRGRGIPWATVFGNHDDMPFEWPPEWFSPAGVPPLHCPPPSMSDSDCSFRGTPRLELMTSEVIRNGLSYSSNGPKDLWPAVSNYVLQVLSQKRDDPALLMYFLDSGGGSYPEVISSAQVQWFHSQSQFLNPNGRIPEIIFWHIPSTAYAKVAPKAKSEIRKPCVGSINREEVAPQEAEWGMMDALVKRASVKAIFVGHNHGLDWCCPHEKLWLCFARHTGYGGYGNWPRGARVIEISEQPFSIQSWIRMEDGTTHSDISLSS